From a single Solanum dulcamara chromosome 4, daSolDulc1.2, whole genome shotgun sequence genomic region:
- the LOC129885934 gene encoding uncharacterized protein LOC129885934 isoform X3 has protein sequence MNSAKQNGQCGKCEVPPPRQERQESHVTENVQNNKCQKKCRPLGSEALPEGIVSKTSNLEMRPLWGDVEKKSPHSVNLLGIAAGIKQKELVNKIVKKFLEHDFVVMLFHYDGVVDEWNDLDWSNRAIHVSAMNQTKWWFAKRFLHPDIVSEYDYIFLWDEDLGVENFHPEKYISIVREEGLEISQPGLDASKSEVHHHITVRRGRSKVHRRFYRLNRSGRTCDNNSTEPPCVGWVEMMAPVFSKAAWRCAWYMIQNDLIHAWGLDMKLGYCAQGDRTRKVGVVDAEYITHLAVPSLGGNSDVEVVIKELDHSLQGKNLSDSDTLAAPVEKFDNRSLVRRQSYIEMKIFRDRWRKAIKQDQCWVDPFQSQEKGRRDTYT, from the exons ATGAACAGTGCAAAGCAGAATGGACAATGCGGAAAATGCGAG GTACCACCACCAAGACAGGAAAGACAAGAGAGTCATGTGACAGAGAATGTGCAGAATAATAAATGCCAG AAAAAGTGCAGGCCATTAGGGAGTGAGGCACTCCCAGAAGGAATTGTTTCTAAAACATCAAACCTGGAAATGCGGCCATTGTGGGGTGATGTTGAG AAGAAGTCTCCACATTCAGTAAACTTGTTGGGAATTGCAGCTGGAATAAAGCAAAAAGAGTTGGTGAACAAAATTGTTAAAAAG TTTCTTGAACATGACTTTGTTGTGATGCTTTTCCACTATGACGGTGTGGTGGATGAGTGGAATGATCTTGATTGGAGTAATCGTGCCATACATGTCTCTGCTATGAACCAAACAAAATG GTGGTTCGCGAAGAGGTTTCTGCACCCGGATATAGTTTCTGAATACGACTATATTTTCTTGTGGGATGAGGACCTTGGAGTTGAAAACTTTCATCCAGAAAA GTATATATCTATTGTTAGAGAAGAAGGGCTGGAGATATCACAGCCAGGACTTGATGCTAGTAAATCAGAAGTACATCATCATATTACTGTGCGCAGAGGGAGATCCAAGGTGCACAG GAGGTTCTACAGATTAAATAGAAGTGGTCGAACGTGTGATAACAACAGCACAGAACCTCCTTGTGTGGG GTGGGTAGAAATGATGGCTCCAGTATTCTCAAAAGCCGCTTGGCGTTGTGCTTGGTATATGATCCAG AACGACCTGATCCATGCATGGGGCTTGGATATGAAGCTTGGTTATTGTGCTCAG GGCGATCGTACCAGGAAAGTTGGCGTGGTTGATGCAGAGTACATAACTCATTTGGCTGTCCCTTCTCTGGGTGGTAATTCAGATGTAGAAGTG GTGATCAAAGAATTAGATCATTCGCTGCAAGGGAAGAACTTATCTGATTCTGATACATTG GCTGCTCCAGTTGAGAAATTTGATAATCGATCTCTG GTTCGGAGACAATCGTATATCGAAATGAAGATTTTTCGAGATAGGTGGCGTAAAGCCATCAAGCAAGATCAATGTTGGGTTGATCCATTTCAAAGTCAAGAAAAAGGGAGAAGAGACACATACACATAA
- the LOC129885929 gene encoding uncharacterized protein LOC129885929 isoform X2, which translates to MVPVLMFEEVENLGNAASVTERITLAIWQANLQKYWNSSPYYLAEESDVLKKTKGMDIERFSDRSSERAKSKPPLTHFIRMDSAHVPAELAKGGREERHAAKRVRWSPELDMKKLDLLEKLDQKSKGDDEKKKDGEDEDEEQEEKIEEEEEFSDDGDYNQNLYDYDDDEDDYNMNEDNNDDAMY; encoded by the exons ATGGTGCCTGTTTTGATGTTTGAG GAAGTTGAGAACTTGGGTAATGCAGCTAGTGTCACTGAAAGGATAACTTTGGCAATTTGGCAGGCAAATTTACAGAAGTATTGGAACTCCTCTCCTTATTATTTGGCAGAGGAAAGTGATGTTTTGAAGA AAACGAAAGGAATGGATATAGAAAGGTTTTCGGATAGAAGCTCAGAGAGGGCCAAGTCAAAGCCACCATTGACGCACTTCATTAGGATGGATTCTGCCCATGTTCCTGCAGAATTAGCTAAAG GTGGAAGGGAGGAGAGACATGCTGCAAAAAGAGTGCGTTGGAGCCCAGAGTTAG ACATGAAAAAATTGGATCTTTTGGAAAAGCTTGATCAAAAGTCTAAG GGCgatgatgaaaagaaaaaagatggtgAAGATGAGGACGAAGAACAAGAGGAGAAGATTGAAGAGGAGGAAGAATTTAGTGATGACGGAGATTACAATCAG AATCTTTATGATTACGATGATG
- the LOC129885929 gene encoding uncharacterized protein LOC129885929 isoform X1, giving the protein MAYRGRGRGRSRQAKQVSFELFPEVENLGNAASVTERITLAIWQANLQKYWNSSPYYLAEESDVLKKTKGMDIERFSDRSSERAKSKPPLTHFIRMDSAHVPAELAKGGREERHAAKRVRWSPELDMKKLDLLEKLDQKSKGDDEKKKDGEDEDEEQEEKIEEEEEFSDDGDYNQNLYDYDDDEDDYNMNEDNNDDAMY; this is encoded by the exons ATGGCCTACAGAGGGCGTGGTCGGGGGCGCTCACGGCAGGCTAAGCAAGTCTCATTTGAACTTTTCCCT GAAGTTGAGAACTTGGGTAATGCAGCTAGTGTCACTGAAAGGATAACTTTGGCAATTTGGCAGGCAAATTTACAGAAGTATTGGAACTCCTCTCCTTATTATTTGGCAGAGGAAAGTGATGTTTTGAAGA AAACGAAAGGAATGGATATAGAAAGGTTTTCGGATAGAAGCTCAGAGAGGGCCAAGTCAAAGCCACCATTGACGCACTTCATTAGGATGGATTCTGCCCATGTTCCTGCAGAATTAGCTAAAG GTGGAAGGGAGGAGAGACATGCTGCAAAAAGAGTGCGTTGGAGCCCAGAGTTAG ACATGAAAAAATTGGATCTTTTGGAAAAGCTTGATCAAAAGTCTAAG GGCgatgatgaaaagaaaaaagatggtgAAGATGAGGACGAAGAACAAGAGGAGAAGATTGAAGAGGAGGAAGAATTTAGTGATGACGGAGATTACAATCAG AATCTTTATGATTACGATGATG
- the LOC129885934 gene encoding uncharacterized protein LOC129885934 isoform X2, which translates to MKSWNTVSVPDPKSRSCICSLFLAVALICGVYFTGSALMAKDFRAFSGFTMNSAKQNGQCGKCEVPPPRQERQESHVTENVQNNKCQKKCRPLGSEALPEGIVSKTSNLEMRPLWGDVEKSPHSVNLLGIAAGIKQKELVNKIVKKFLEHDFVVMLFHYDGVVDEWNDLDWSNRAIHVSAMNQTKWWFAKRFLHPDIVSEYDYIFLWDEDLGVENFHPEKYISIVREEGLEISQPGLDASKSEVHHHITVRRGRSKVHRRFYRLNRSGRTCDNNSTEPPCVGWVEMMAPVFSKAAWRCAWYMIQNDLIHAWGLDMKLGYCAQGDRTRKVGVVDAEYITHLAVPSLGGNSDVEVVIKELDHSLQGKNLSDSDTLAAPVEKFDNRSLVRRQSYIEMKIFRDRWRKAIKQDQCWVDPFQSQEKGRRDTYT; encoded by the exons ATGAAATCTTGGAACACT GTTTCTGTGCCTGATCCTAAAAGTAGATCATGTATCTGCAGCCTCTTCTTGGCTGTTGCTTTAATTTGTGGTGTCTACTTTACCGGAAGTGCTTTGATGGCTAAGGATTTCAGG GCTTTTTCAGGTTTTACAATGAACAGTGCAAAGCAGAATGGACAATGCGGAAAATGCGAG GTACCACCACCAAGACAGGAAAGACAAGAGAGTCATGTGACAGAGAATGTGCAGAATAATAAATGCCAG AAAAAGTGCAGGCCATTAGGGAGTGAGGCACTCCCAGAAGGAATTGTTTCTAAAACATCAAACCTGGAAATGCGGCCATTGTGGGGTGATGTTGAG AAGTCTCCACATTCAGTAAACTTGTTGGGAATTGCAGCTGGAATAAAGCAAAAAGAGTTGGTGAACAAAATTGTTAAAAAG TTTCTTGAACATGACTTTGTTGTGATGCTTTTCCACTATGACGGTGTGGTGGATGAGTGGAATGATCTTGATTGGAGTAATCGTGCCATACATGTCTCTGCTATGAACCAAACAAAATG GTGGTTCGCGAAGAGGTTTCTGCACCCGGATATAGTTTCTGAATACGACTATATTTTCTTGTGGGATGAGGACCTTGGAGTTGAAAACTTTCATCCAGAAAA GTATATATCTATTGTTAGAGAAGAAGGGCTGGAGATATCACAGCCAGGACTTGATGCTAGTAAATCAGAAGTACATCATCATATTACTGTGCGCAGAGGGAGATCCAAGGTGCACAG GAGGTTCTACAGATTAAATAGAAGTGGTCGAACGTGTGATAACAACAGCACAGAACCTCCTTGTGTGGG GTGGGTAGAAATGATGGCTCCAGTATTCTCAAAAGCCGCTTGGCGTTGTGCTTGGTATATGATCCAG AACGACCTGATCCATGCATGGGGCTTGGATATGAAGCTTGGTTATTGTGCTCAG GGCGATCGTACCAGGAAAGTTGGCGTGGTTGATGCAGAGTACATAACTCATTTGGCTGTCCCTTCTCTGGGTGGTAATTCAGATGTAGAAGTG GTGATCAAAGAATTAGATCATTCGCTGCAAGGGAAGAACTTATCTGATTCTGATACATTG GCTGCTCCAGTTGAGAAATTTGATAATCGATCTCTG GTTCGGAGACAATCGTATATCGAAATGAAGATTTTTCGAGATAGGTGGCGTAAAGCCATCAAGCAAGATCAATGTTGGGTTGATCCATTTCAAAGTCAAGAAAAAGGGAGAAGAGACACATACACATAA
- the LOC129885934 gene encoding uncharacterized protein LOC129885934 isoform X1, which yields MKSWNTVSVPDPKSRSCICSLFLAVALICGVYFTGSALMAKDFRAFSGFTMNSAKQNGQCGKCEVPPPRQERQESHVTENVQNNKCQKKCRPLGSEALPEGIVSKTSNLEMRPLWGDVEKKSPHSVNLLGIAAGIKQKELVNKIVKKFLEHDFVVMLFHYDGVVDEWNDLDWSNRAIHVSAMNQTKWWFAKRFLHPDIVSEYDYIFLWDEDLGVENFHPEKYISIVREEGLEISQPGLDASKSEVHHHITVRRGRSKVHRRFYRLNRSGRTCDNNSTEPPCVGWVEMMAPVFSKAAWRCAWYMIQNDLIHAWGLDMKLGYCAQGDRTRKVGVVDAEYITHLAVPSLGGNSDVEVVIKELDHSLQGKNLSDSDTLAAPVEKFDNRSLVRRQSYIEMKIFRDRWRKAIKQDQCWVDPFQSQEKGRRDTYT from the exons ATGAAATCTTGGAACACT GTTTCTGTGCCTGATCCTAAAAGTAGATCATGTATCTGCAGCCTCTTCTTGGCTGTTGCTTTAATTTGTGGTGTCTACTTTACCGGAAGTGCTTTGATGGCTAAGGATTTCAGG GCTTTTTCAGGTTTTACAATGAACAGTGCAAAGCAGAATGGACAATGCGGAAAATGCGAG GTACCACCACCAAGACAGGAAAGACAAGAGAGTCATGTGACAGAGAATGTGCAGAATAATAAATGCCAG AAAAAGTGCAGGCCATTAGGGAGTGAGGCACTCCCAGAAGGAATTGTTTCTAAAACATCAAACCTGGAAATGCGGCCATTGTGGGGTGATGTTGAG AAGAAGTCTCCACATTCAGTAAACTTGTTGGGAATTGCAGCTGGAATAAAGCAAAAAGAGTTGGTGAACAAAATTGTTAAAAAG TTTCTTGAACATGACTTTGTTGTGATGCTTTTCCACTATGACGGTGTGGTGGATGAGTGGAATGATCTTGATTGGAGTAATCGTGCCATACATGTCTCTGCTATGAACCAAACAAAATG GTGGTTCGCGAAGAGGTTTCTGCACCCGGATATAGTTTCTGAATACGACTATATTTTCTTGTGGGATGAGGACCTTGGAGTTGAAAACTTTCATCCAGAAAA GTATATATCTATTGTTAGAGAAGAAGGGCTGGAGATATCACAGCCAGGACTTGATGCTAGTAAATCAGAAGTACATCATCATATTACTGTGCGCAGAGGGAGATCCAAGGTGCACAG GAGGTTCTACAGATTAAATAGAAGTGGTCGAACGTGTGATAACAACAGCACAGAACCTCCTTGTGTGGG GTGGGTAGAAATGATGGCTCCAGTATTCTCAAAAGCCGCTTGGCGTTGTGCTTGGTATATGATCCAG AACGACCTGATCCATGCATGGGGCTTGGATATGAAGCTTGGTTATTGTGCTCAG GGCGATCGTACCAGGAAAGTTGGCGTGGTTGATGCAGAGTACATAACTCATTTGGCTGTCCCTTCTCTGGGTGGTAATTCAGATGTAGAAGTG GTGATCAAAGAATTAGATCATTCGCTGCAAGGGAAGAACTTATCTGATTCTGATACATTG GCTGCTCCAGTTGAGAAATTTGATAATCGATCTCTG GTTCGGAGACAATCGTATATCGAAATGAAGATTTTTCGAGATAGGTGGCGTAAAGCCATCAAGCAAGATCAATGTTGGGTTGATCCATTTCAAAGTCAAGAAAAAGGGAGAAGAGACACATACACATAA
- the LOC129885933 gene encoding protein FAR1-RELATED SEQUENCE 11 codes for MKRLLHISDSVCSEQYLDKFIMSEEAGHMMGLYGDPSDQRSLSLDDTSSTEESPDQTRLSLETINDAVPYIGQRFPNHDAAYEFYAEFAKGCGFSIRRHRTEGKDGVGKGLTRRYFVCHRAGNTPVKAANDNKPQRNRKSSRCGCQAYMRISKTADLGMPEWRVTGFTNHHNHELLEPNQVRFLPAYRSISDADKSRILMFAKTGITVQQMMRLMELEKGVEPGYLPFTEKDVRNLLQSFRKVDPEDESIDLLRMCRNIKEKDPNFKYDFSLDSNNRLENIAWSYASSIQSYDIFGDAVVFDTTHRLTAFDMPLGIWVGVNNYGMPCFFGCVLLREETLRSYSWALKAFLAFMNGKAPQTVLTDQNMCLKEAINLEMPTTKHALCIWLIMAKYPSWFNSVLGERYNEWKAEFNRLYNLESVEDFELGWRDMVNSFGLHTNRHIASLFALRSLWALPYLRSHFFAGMTTTGHSKSINAFIQRFLSAQSRLAHFVEQVAVTVDFKDQTGEQQTMQQNVQNICLKTGAPMEAHAATILTPFAFSKLQEQLVLAAHYASFQMEDGFLVRHHTKLEGGRKVYWVPREGIISCSCHQFEFSGILCRHALRVLSTGNCFQIPERYLLHRWRRISTPATKALQNTQSGHTERVQLLQSMVSTLVTESAKSRERLDIATENVSILLSRIREQPIGSQGIRELSSNQRNL; via the exons ATGAAACGTCTGCTTCATATCTCTGATTCT GTTTGTAGTGAGCAGTATCTTGACAAATTTATAATGTCTGAAGAAGCTGGGCATATGATGGGGCTTTATGGTGATCCCTCGGATCAGAGATCTCTATCTTTGGATGATACAAGCAGCACTGAGGAATCACCTGATCAAACAAGGCTGTCTCTGGAGACAATTAATGATGCAGTTCCATACATAGGACAAAGATTTCCTAATCATGATGCTGCTTATGAATTCTATGCTGAATTTGCCAAAGGCTGTGGGTTTTCAATCAGGCGTCACCGTACAGAAGGGAAAGATGGTGTCGGCAAAGGACTTACAAGACGCTATTTTGTTTGCCATCGTGCAGGCAACACTCCTGTCAAAGCTGCTAACGATAATAAGCCTCAGAGGAACAGAAAATCCTCCCGTTGTGGATGCCAAGCATATATGCGGATAAGCAAGACAGCTGACTTAGGAATGCCTGAATGGAGAGTGACTGGTTTCACGAACCACCATAATCACGAACTTCTAGAGCCAAACCAAGTACGCTTTCTTCCTGCATATCGCAGCATATCAGATGCAGACAAGAGCCGAATTCTAATGTTTGCTAAAACAGGAATTACAGTGCAGCAAATGATGAGGCTTATGGAGCTAGAGAAGGGTGTGGAACCAGGATATTTGCCATTCACTGAGAAGGATGTCAGAAATTTGCTTCAGTCATTCAGGAAGGTGGATCCTGAGGATGAAAGCATAGACTTGTTGAGAATGTGTAGAAACATTAAGGAAAAGGATCccaatttcaagtatgatttttcaCTAGATTCCAACAACAGATTGGAAAATATTGCATGGTCATATGCTTCATCCATCCAGTCATATGACATTTTTGGTGATGCTGTGGTCTTTGATACAACTCATCGGCTGACTGCTTTTGACATGCCACTTGGGATATGGGTTGGAGTGAACAACTATGGTATGCCATGCTTCTTTGGTTGTGTTCTTCTTCGAGAGGAAACTTTGAGATCCTACTCTTGGGCTTTGAAG GCATTCTTGGCGTTCATGAATGGGAAGGCTCCACAAACAGTACTAACTGATCAAAATATGTGTCTCAAAGAGGCAATTAACTTGGAGATGCCCACGACTAAGCATGCCCTTTGCATCTGGCTTATCATGGCAAAGTACCCATCATGGTTTAATTCTGTTTTAGGAGAGCGCTACAACGAGTGGAAGGCTGAGTTTAACCGACTCTATAATTTGGAATCTGTGGAGGACTTTGAGTTGGGTTGGAGAGACATGGTGAACTCATTCGGACTGCATACAAACAGGCATATTGCCAGTCTATTTGCCTTGAGATCACTGTGGGCACTGCCATACCTTAGGAGCCACTTTTTTGCCGGTATGACCACAACAGGCCACTCAAAGTCAATCAATGCTTTTATCCAACGGTTTCTGAGTGCACAATCCAGGCTAGCACATTTTGTGGAACAG GTGGCTGTTACGGTTGATTTCAAGGATCAAACAGGAGAGCAGCAGACTATGCAGCAAAATGTACAAAATATATGCCTTAAAACAGGTGCTCCCATGGAAGCACATGCTGCTACAATTCTTACACCATTTGCCTTCTCTAAGCTTCAAGAACAACTTGTTTTGGCTGCTCATTATGCATCATTCCAGATGGAAGATGGTTTCCTTGTCCGACATCATACAAAACTTGAGGGTGGACGGAAAGTTTACTGGGTTCCAAGAGAGGGCATCATAAGCTGCAGCTGCCATCAATTTGAATTCTCTGGAATACTTTGTCGCCATGCTCTCCGTGTTCTTTCAACAGGAAATTGCTTCCAGATACCAGAAAGATATCTGCTACACCGGTGGCGACGAATCAGTACACCAGCAACCAAAGCTCTTCAGAATACGCAAAGTGGCCACACCGAGAGGGTTCAGTTATTGCAGAGTATGGTTTCTACTCTAGTAACAGAATCAGCAAAGTCAAGGGAACGTCTTGACATTGCCACAGAGAACGTTTCAATACTTTTATCGAGGATAAGAGAACAGCCAATTGGTTCACAAGGTATCAGAGAGTTATCCTCAAATCAGAGGAATCTTTGA